One segment of Curtobacterium poinsettiae DNA contains the following:
- a CDS encoding DUF3618 domain-containing protein, translating into MSTPDEIRADIERTRGELGSDVDALADKVSPSSIAHRQSEKVKGRFQDVRESVMGAAQSARSSASGSASGATGQAKDVAQKGVEKAKGNPLAVGLIAFGAGWLVSSLLPTTDKEEELAGELKEKAAPLVDEVKEQAKDVGSQLGDVAKEHAQDLKGTAQDAAQTVKDEAQGAASDVKDNAQGAADDVRSS; encoded by the coding sequence ATGAGCACCCCAGACGAGATCCGCGCCGACATCGAGCGCACCCGCGGCGAACTCGGCTCCGACGTCGACGCCCTCGCCGACAAGGTCAGCCCGTCGTCCATCGCCCACCGCCAGAGCGAGAAGGTGAAGGGCCGGTTCCAGGACGTCCGTGAGTCCGTGATGGGCGCGGCCCAGTCGGCTCGCTCGAGCGCGTCCGGTTCCGCCTCGGGCGCGACCGGCCAGGCGAAGGACGTCGCGCAGAAGGGCGTCGAGAAGGCGAAGGGCAACCCCCTGGCCGTGGGCCTCATCGCGTTCGGTGCCGGTTGGCTCGTGTCGTCGCTCCTGCCCACCACGGACAAGGAAGAAGAACTCGCCGGTGAGCTGAAGGAGAAGGCTGCACCGCTCGTCGACGAGGTCAAGGAGCAGGCGAAGGACGTCGGCTCGCAGCTCGGCGACGTGGCGAAGGAGCACGCGCAGGACCTCAAGGGGACCGCGCAGGACGCCGCGCAGACGGTCAAGGACGAGGCGCAGGGGGCCGCGTCCGACGTCAAGGACAACGCGCAGGGCGCGGCGGACGACGTCCGCAGCAGCTGA
- a CDS encoding MarR family winged helix-turn-helix transcriptional regulator codes for MDPIDELAAELRQSIGRVVRAARREADALPATHTTTLGFLHREGPMTIAELARRRGVKHQGQSRTVGELAELGYVDRAASDTDRRASVIRITDAGRAAMQRDMDARTDWLADAIREETDAEERALLRRLPELFERVARRAD; via the coding sequence ATGGATCCGATCGACGAGCTCGCAGCGGAGCTCCGACAGTCCATCGGCCGGGTCGTGCGTGCCGCACGACGCGAGGCGGACGCGCTGCCGGCCACGCACACCACCACCCTCGGGTTCCTGCACCGCGAGGGCCCCATGACGATCGCGGAACTCGCGCGACGGCGGGGCGTGAAGCACCAGGGGCAGTCCCGCACGGTCGGCGAACTGGCCGAGCTCGGCTACGTCGACCGGGCGGCGTCGGACACCGACCGCCGAGCGTCGGTCATCCGGATCACGGACGCCGGCCGGGCCGCGATGCAGCGGGACATGGACGCCCGCACGGACTGGCTGGCCGACGCGATCCGCGAGGAGACCGACGCCGAGGAGCGCGCCCTGCTGCGTCGCCTGCCCGAGCTGTTCGAGCGGGTCGCGCGTCGCGCTGACTGA
- a CDS encoding MBL fold metallo-hydrolase, protein MELTKYNHATVVLEQDGVTLVIDPGVFTPEAVDLVRGAAGVLVTHDHPDHFDIDALRAGLAANPDLVVRGPETVVEQLGEHHGRVAAVQAGDTITVGPFSVRVFGEQHAVIHPDIPSTANVGYLVDDAVFHPGDAYLEPGVPVPTLLLPTSGPWTNTAQAVDYVRAVAPERAVQIHEAMLSELGQQSAARFLGPDGLGPVPVLILPAGETITV, encoded by the coding sequence ATGGAGCTGACGAAGTACAACCACGCCACCGTCGTCCTCGAGCAGGACGGCGTCACCCTCGTCATCGACCCCGGGGTGTTCACGCCCGAGGCCGTCGACCTCGTCCGCGGAGCCGCGGGCGTCCTCGTCACGCACGACCACCCCGACCACTTCGACATCGACGCCCTGCGCGCGGGACTCGCCGCGAACCCGGACCTCGTCGTCCGCGGTCCGGAGACCGTCGTCGAGCAGCTCGGCGAACACCACGGCCGGGTCGCAGCGGTGCAGGCCGGCGACACGATCACCGTCGGACCGTTCTCCGTCCGGGTCTTCGGCGAGCAGCACGCGGTCATCCACCCCGACATCCCCTCCACGGCGAACGTCGGCTACCTGGTGGACGACGCCGTGTTCCACCCGGGCGACGCGTACCTCGAGCCCGGCGTCCCGGTGCCGACCCTGCTCCTGCCGACGAGCGGGCCGTGGACGAACACCGCCCAGGCCGTCGACTACGTGCGAGCCGTGGCACCGGAGCGGGCCGTGCAGATCCACGAGGCGATGCTGAGTGAGCTCGGCCAGCAGTCCGCCGCGCGCTTCCTCGGCCCGGACGGTCTCGGGCCGGTGCCCGTCCTGATCCTGCCGGCGGGGGAGACGATCACCGTCTGA
- a CDS encoding HAD family hydrolase → MADAPTTAVLFDIDGTLADSNYAHIDAWWRAFLAAGESVDAWRIHRAIGMDSAKLLETLLPDASQETRDTAKQFHTAYYAEQMPRLRLLPGARELLQAVAEAGHAVVLATSAPEHELARLRDLLDAGEWVTAETSSEDVEQAKPDPGIIRVALDKAGVSADDAVMVGDAMWDVESAGKVGVPCVGVMTGGIGGDELRGAGAAEVYDDAAAVLAAFRAGEGPIAALGQRA, encoded by the coding sequence ATGGCCGACGCACCCACCACAGCAGTCCTCTTCGACATCGACGGCACCCTCGCCGACTCGAACTACGCGCACATCGACGCATGGTGGCGGGCGTTCCTGGCGGCGGGGGAGTCCGTCGACGCCTGGCGGATCCACCGCGCGATCGGGATGGACTCGGCGAAGCTGCTCGAGACGCTGTTGCCGGACGCGTCCCAGGAGACCCGCGACACCGCGAAGCAGTTCCACACCGCCTACTACGCCGAGCAGATGCCACGGCTCCGGCTGTTGCCGGGCGCGCGCGAACTCCTGCAGGCCGTCGCCGAGGCCGGGCACGCCGTGGTCCTGGCGACCAGTGCGCCCGAGCACGAACTCGCCCGCCTGCGCGACCTGCTCGACGCGGGTGAGTGGGTCACCGCCGAGACCAGCTCCGAGGACGTCGAGCAGGCGAAGCCGGACCCCGGCATCATCCGGGTCGCGCTCGACAAGGCCGGGGTCTCCGCCGACGACGCCGTGATGGTCGGGGACGCCATGTGGGACGTCGAGTCCGCCGGCAAGGTGGGCGTGCCGTGCGTGGGCGTGATGACCGGCGGCATCGGCGGTGACGAGCTCCGCGGTGCCGGGGCGGCCGAGGTGTACGACGATGCGGCGGCCGTGCTCGCGGCGTTCCGAGCCGGCGAGGGCCCGATCGCGGCACTCGGGCAGCGCGCCTGA
- a CDS encoding GNAT family N-acetyltransferase — translation MITIERVSWDDPRSVVLRARMDDEMHERYGSANAGEDPAVTAERGRALSVDPSTVVTSVLALDESGEPVGHIAVRRLGDEVELKRLIVLASARGKGAATALLDECERVGRELGAPRLILQTGDKQPDAVALYRKTGWDQIAVYEPYAATMPWSFCFEKAL, via the coding sequence GTGATCACGATCGAACGCGTGTCCTGGGACGACCCCCGCAGCGTGGTGCTCCGCGCCCGCATGGACGACGAGATGCACGAACGCTACGGGTCGGCGAACGCCGGCGAGGACCCGGCGGTCACCGCCGAGCGGGGTCGTGCGCTGAGCGTCGACCCGTCGACCGTCGTCACGTCGGTCCTGGCCCTGGACGAGTCCGGTGAGCCGGTCGGGCACATCGCCGTCCGGCGTCTGGGTGACGAGGTCGAACTGAAGCGGCTCATCGTGCTGGCCTCGGCACGCGGCAAGGGCGCGGCCACCGCGCTGCTCGACGAGTGCGAGCGCGTCGGCCGTGAACTCGGTGCCCCGCGGCTCATCCTGCAGACCGGCGACAAGCAGCCCGACGCCGTGGCGCTCTACCGCAAGACCGGCTGGGACCAGATCGCGGTCTACGAGCCCTACGCGGCAACCATGCCATGGTCGTTCTGCTTCGAGAAGGCCCTGTAG
- a CDS encoding TetR/AcrR family transcriptional regulator encodes MSTTERTRALRRRMIVEARRATVEHGLHGFTIEQLCETVGVSRRTFFNHFGSKDDAVLGIELNADVEAIDAYAAGGIVPGDLDPLDSIVALAVDQLRRVGIDRADEVLVRGVFEREPALVARFLSATDAQLGRITAAVRTRFGWDDPADRRARLVTEAAAALAKVTAETYFDDAFDETTGPTFDALLTENLRLLRAVTTTEREHTT; translated from the coding sequence GTGAGCACCACCGAACGCACCCGCGCGCTGCGCCGACGCATGATCGTCGAGGCACGTCGGGCGACGGTCGAACACGGGCTGCACGGCTTCACGATCGAGCAGCTCTGCGAGACCGTCGGGGTGTCGCGCCGCACGTTCTTCAACCACTTCGGGTCGAAGGACGACGCCGTGCTCGGCATCGAGCTCAACGCCGACGTCGAGGCGATCGACGCCTACGCCGCCGGCGGGATCGTCCCCGGCGACCTCGACCCGCTCGACTCGATCGTCGCGCTCGCGGTCGATCAGCTGCGACGCGTCGGCATCGACCGCGCGGACGAGGTCCTCGTCCGCGGCGTCTTCGAGCGGGAGCCCGCGCTCGTCGCGCGGTTCCTGTCCGCCACCGACGCGCAGCTCGGCCGCATCACCGCGGCGGTCCGCACCCGGTTCGGCTGGGACGACCCGGCCGACCGTCGCGCGCGCCTGGTGACCGAGGCGGCCGCGGCGCTCGCGAAGGTGACGGCGGAGACGTACTTCGACGACGCCTTCGACGAGACCACCGGGCCGACGTTCGACGCCCTGCTCACCGAGAACCTCCGCCTGCTCAGGGCGGTCACCACGACCGAACGGGAACACACCACATGA
- a CDS encoding MDR family MFS transporter yields MSATAPGTTKRARPGSDGPLLLTQRRIWIIFSALIAGMLLSSLDQTIVSTAMPTIVGELGGVAHQAWLTTGYLLASTIVMPVYGKFGDVLGRRNLFLIAIALFTIASAGCAFATDFTQLVAFRAMQGLGGGGLMILSQAIIADIVPASQRGKYLGPLGAIFGLSAIGGPLLGGFFVDHLTWNWAFYINIPVGIAAFFVAWFALTLPNKKATKRIDVLGVLFMSAATTCLVFFSEFGGSKDHGWDAPETWAWFAGLVVSAALLVFVESRAQDPVLPLSFFRNRTFLLATGIGLVLGIGMFAAIGFVPTFLQMASGTSAAVSGLLMLPMMAGLIGTSIASGVLITKTGRYRMFPIVGTVLVAIAMLAMTQLAADTPIWLICAYLFVFGAGLGLIMQVVVLVAQNAVPAEQVGTATSTNNYFREVGASLGTAVFGALFTARLTTSLTDVFRGAGGSATDAASSAGSIDPATVAKLPEAVQDGIVNAYADSLAPVFWYLLPFIAVAFLLALFLPQITLSDTAGMVARGEAVGGDEADELERAQRAARAEHAAAPEGSAPGRDTDR; encoded by the coding sequence ATGAGCGCCACCGCGCCGGGCACCACCAAGCGTGCCCGCCCAGGCTCCGACGGCCCGCTGCTCCTCACGCAGCGTCGCATCTGGATCATCTTCTCCGCCCTGATCGCGGGGATGCTGCTCTCCAGCCTCGACCAGACCATCGTCTCCACCGCGATGCCCACCATCGTCGGCGAGCTCGGCGGCGTCGCCCACCAGGCCTGGCTGACCACCGGGTACCTGCTCGCCTCCACCATCGTGATGCCCGTCTACGGCAAGTTCGGCGACGTCCTCGGGCGCCGCAACCTGTTCCTCATCGCGATCGCGCTGTTCACCATCGCGTCGGCCGGTTGCGCGTTCGCCACGGACTTCACGCAGCTCGTGGCGTTCCGCGCCATGCAGGGGCTCGGCGGCGGCGGGCTGATGATCCTGTCGCAGGCGATCATCGCGGACATCGTGCCGGCCTCGCAGCGCGGCAAGTACCTCGGCCCGCTCGGTGCGATCTTCGGCCTGTCCGCCATCGGTGGCCCGCTGCTCGGTGGGTTCTTCGTGGACCACCTCACCTGGAACTGGGCGTTCTACATCAACATCCCGGTCGGCATCGCGGCGTTCTTCGTGGCGTGGTTCGCGCTGACCCTGCCGAACAAGAAGGCGACGAAGCGGATCGACGTCCTCGGCGTGCTGTTCATGTCCGCCGCGACCACGTGCCTGGTGTTCTTCTCGGAGTTCGGCGGCAGCAAGGACCACGGCTGGGATGCCCCCGAGACCTGGGCCTGGTTCGCCGGTCTCGTCGTCTCGGCAGCGCTCCTGGTGTTCGTCGAGTCCCGTGCCCAGGACCCGGTGCTCCCGCTGTCGTTCTTCCGCAACCGCACCTTCCTGCTGGCCACCGGCATCGGCCTCGTGCTCGGCATCGGCATGTTCGCCGCGATCGGCTTCGTCCCGACGTTCCTGCAGATGGCCTCGGGTACCTCGGCCGCCGTCTCCGGTCTGCTGATGCTGCCGATGATGGCCGGCCTGATCGGCACCTCGATCGCTTCGGGTGTCCTGATCACCAAGACCGGGCGCTACCGGATGTTCCCGATCGTCGGCACCGTCCTGGTGGCCATCGCGATGCTCGCGATGACCCAGCTGGCGGCGGACACCCCGATCTGGCTCATCTGCGCGTACCTGTTCGTCTTCGGTGCGGGGCTCGGCCTGATCATGCAGGTGGTCGTCCTCGTCGCGCAGAACGCCGTCCCCGCCGAGCAGGTCGGCACCGCGACCTCGACGAACAACTACTTCCGCGAGGTCGGCGCCTCCCTCGGCACCGCCGTCTTCGGCGCGCTCTTCACCGCGCGGCTCACCACGTCGCTGACCGACGTGTTCCGCGGTGCCGGTGGTTCGGCGACCGATGCGGCGTCGTCGGCGGGCAGCATCGACCCCGCGACGGTTGCGAAGCTGCCCGAGGCGGTGCAGGACGGCATCGTGAACGCGTACGCCGACTCGCTCGCACCGGTGTTCTGGTACCTGCTGCCGTTCATCGCGGTGGCGTTCCTGCTCGCCCTGTTCCTGCCGCAGATCACGCTGTCCGACACGGCCGGCATGGTCGCCCGTGGCGAGGCCGTCGGCGGCGACGAGGCCGACGAGCTCGAGCGCGCGCAGCGTGCTGCGCGTGCGGAGCACGCGGCGGCTCCGGAGGGTTCCGCACCGGGGCGGGACACCGACCGGTAG
- a CDS encoding LacI family DNA-binding transcriptional regulator, translated as MPSPAAPSRRVTAAMVAERAGTSIATVSLVVNGKDRGRVSAPIAARVRDAVEDLGYVVDHAASSLARGSGDLVVFIAPDLSNPFFAEVIRGVRDTLGDRFQLVLSVTERGAQPVAADVRRFERLRPAGILVDAPAVDEPMSASVPVVLLDAPGGPEAVNYDLSIGVHDLVAHLHAQGHRHVGYLDGTSRAATFGVRRELFEQACADAGITVSEVTARADLTVEAAASATEHVIEAWQDDDVTAVVAAADTLAYGVLRVAGALGIAVPGALAVAGFDDLPSSSVTAPALTSVALPGADLGRAAALRLLAMLDGTAAEAAALPTRLVPRASTGA; from the coding sequence GTGCCCTCCCCCGCCGCCCCGAGCCGTCGTGTGACCGCTGCGATGGTGGCCGAGCGTGCCGGCACGAGCATCGCCACGGTCTCCCTCGTCGTGAACGGCAAGGACCGCGGGCGGGTCTCCGCCCCCATCGCCGCGCGGGTCCGCGACGCCGTGGAGGACCTCGGCTACGTCGTCGACCACGCTGCCAGCTCCCTGGCCCGTGGCAGCGGTGACCTCGTCGTGTTCATCGCCCCCGACCTGTCGAACCCGTTCTTCGCGGAGGTCATCCGTGGCGTCCGCGACACGTTGGGCGACCGGTTCCAGCTCGTGCTCTCCGTCACCGAGCGGGGCGCGCAGCCGGTCGCGGCCGACGTCCGGCGCTTCGAACGGCTGCGGCCGGCCGGCATCCTGGTCGATGCCCCCGCCGTCGACGAGCCGATGTCGGCGAGCGTCCCCGTGGTGCTGCTCGACGCCCCCGGAGGCCCCGAGGCCGTCAACTACGACCTCTCCATCGGTGTGCACGACCTCGTCGCCCACCTGCACGCCCAGGGGCACCGGCACGTGGGCTACCTCGACGGCACCTCGCGGGCGGCGACGTTCGGCGTGCGCCGCGAGCTGTTCGAGCAGGCCTGCGCGGACGCCGGCATCACGGTGTCCGAGGTCACCGCCCGCGCCGACCTGACCGTGGAGGCCGCGGCCTCGGCGACCGAGCACGTCATCGAGGCCTGGCAGGACGACGACGTGACCGCCGTCGTCGCAGCCGCGGACACCCTGGCCTACGGAGTGCTGCGGGTCGCCGGCGCGCTCGGCATCGCCGTCCCCGGTGCGCTCGCGGTCGCGGGCTTCGACGACCTGCCGTCGTCGTCGGTCACCGCCCCGGCCCTGACGAGCGTGGCGCTGCCCGGCGCCGACCTCGGCCGGGCTGCGGCGCTGCGGCTCCTCGCGATGCTCGACGGCACGGCCGCGGAGGCCGCAGCCCTGCCGACGCGGCTCGTGCCGCGCGCGAGCACCGGCGCGTAG
- a CDS encoding nucleoside hydrolase, which translates to MPDATQPAAKIILDCDPGHDDAVALLLAHGSPAIDLLAVTTVVGNQTLPKVTRNALAVARIAGITGVPFAAGAARPLLRQIEVAPDIHGESGLDGPMLPEPSFDLDERHAVDLIIDTVMAHEPGTVTLVPTGGLTNIALAARKEPRIVERVKQVVLMGGGVHVGNWSPVAEFNIVIDPEAAAIVFEAGWDVVMVGLDLTHQALATPEVAARIAGVGTAPAAFVGELLDFFGQTYKDAQGFDAPPVHDPCAVAHVIDPTIVRAVKVPIHVETQGALTLGMTVADFRAPAPEDCRTSAAMELDHGRFWDLVVDALERIGETADTGWTPRAAADAVEAGITTTPER; encoded by the coding sequence GTGCCCGATGCGACCCAGCCCGCCGCGAAGATCATCCTCGACTGCGACCCCGGCCACGACGACGCCGTGGCGCTCCTGCTCGCCCACGGCAGCCCGGCGATCGACCTGCTCGCGGTGACCACCGTCGTCGGCAACCAGACCCTGCCGAAGGTCACCCGCAACGCCCTGGCCGTCGCCCGCATCGCCGGCATCACCGGGGTGCCGTTCGCTGCCGGTGCCGCCCGCCCGCTGCTGCGCCAGATCGAGGTCGCGCCGGACATCCACGGCGAGAGCGGCCTGGACGGCCCGATGCTCCCCGAGCCGTCGTTCGACCTCGACGAGCGCCACGCCGTCGACCTGATCATCGACACCGTGATGGCGCACGAGCCCGGCACGGTCACCCTCGTGCCGACCGGCGGCCTGACGAACATCGCCCTCGCGGCCCGCAAGGAGCCCCGCATCGTCGAACGCGTCAAGCAGGTCGTGCTCATGGGCGGCGGCGTGCACGTCGGCAACTGGAGCCCGGTCGCCGAGTTCAACATCGTCATCGACCCTGAGGCCGCGGCCATCGTGTTCGAGGCCGGCTGGGACGTCGTGATGGTCGGCCTCGACCTGACGCACCAGGCCCTGGCCACCCCCGAGGTCGCCGCGCGCATCGCCGGCGTCGGCACCGCCCCCGCCGCGTTCGTCGGCGAGCTGCTCGACTTCTTCGGCCAGACCTACAAGGACGCCCAGGGCTTCGACGCCCCGCCGGTCCACGACCCCTGCGCCGTCGCCCACGTCATCGACCCCACGATCGTCCGTGCCGTGAAGGTCCCGATCCACGTCGAGACCCAGGGCGCGCTGACGCTCGGCATGACCGTCGCCGACTTCCGCGCCCCCGCACCCGAGGACTGCCGCACGAGCGCCGCGATGGAGCTCGACCACGGCCGCTTCTGGGACCTCGTCGTCGACGCCCTCGAGCGCATCGGGGAGACGGCCGACACCGGCTGGACCCCACGTGCCGCCGCCGACGCCGTCGAAGCCGGCATCACCACGACCCCGGAGCGCTGA
- a CDS encoding MFS transporter produces the protein MTTTSTKKSIGALTAALLAACIAFQLNASMLSPALVTMARELHTDDATIGLSQTLYFTLAALFSLFLPRLSDIVGRKRVLIGMLAVMLVGSIVAALAVNVPMLFAGRIIQGVTGPVVPICLLVLRNEISDPKRYGAALGLLTAVNGGIAGVDALAGGWIATNFGFRGIFWVIAVVTVLALFLVAVWGVESKPSAGTRMDWVGVVPLVVSVGALLTAFNEAGKIGAANPVLVVGGVVVALVAFAVFWAVESRVREPLVETRFLKRRATWALLTTTFLTMTGVFAVVNGLVTSLAQNGDAGFGMEADLASLVFLTPYALVGWIVGPFAGRLAPTIGYRAVLRVGLIGSIVSTVLMALVGVHSLPVLVTATVLIGITYAGIANIILNGLGIVLSPESNPGFLPGLNAGAFNLGAGVSFAVLPALQIALGVGGSAGTAGYSGGMLLGAAITTVALAVSFLIPRPEGAETASVAPQKETVR, from the coding sequence ATGACCACCACCTCGACGAAGAAGTCGATCGGCGCCCTCACCGCCGCACTCCTCGCCGCGTGCATCGCGTTCCAGCTGAACGCGAGCATGCTGAGCCCCGCCCTCGTCACGATGGCGCGCGAGCTGCACACGGACGACGCCACCATCGGCCTGTCGCAGACCCTGTACTTCACCCTCGCGGCGCTGTTCTCGCTGTTCCTGCCGCGGTTGTCCGACATCGTCGGCCGCAAGCGCGTGCTGATCGGCATGCTCGCCGTGATGCTGGTCGGCAGCATCGTCGCCGCGCTCGCGGTGAACGTGCCGATGCTGTTCGCCGGTCGCATCATCCAGGGCGTCACCGGTCCGGTCGTCCCGATCTGTCTGCTCGTCCTGCGCAACGAGATCAGCGACCCGAAGCGCTACGGCGCCGCCCTCGGGCTGCTCACCGCGGTGAACGGTGGCATCGCGGGCGTCGACGCGCTGGCCGGCGGGTGGATCGCGACGAACTTCGGGTTCCGCGGGATCTTCTGGGTCATCGCCGTCGTCACCGTCCTCGCCCTGTTCCTGGTCGCCGTCTGGGGTGTCGAGTCGAAGCCCTCCGCCGGTACCCGGATGGACTGGGTCGGCGTCGTGCCCCTCGTGGTGAGCGTCGGTGCGCTGCTCACGGCGTTCAACGAGGCCGGCAAGATCGGCGCCGCGAACCCGGTGCTCGTGGTCGGTGGCGTCGTCGTCGCGCTCGTCGCCTTCGCCGTGTTCTGGGCCGTCGAGTCGCGGGTGCGGGAGCCGCTGGTCGAGACCCGGTTCCTCAAGCGCCGTGCCACCTGGGCGCTGCTGACGACGACGTTCCTGACCATGACCGGCGTCTTCGCCGTGGTCAACGGACTCGTCACGAGCCTCGCGCAGAACGGTGACGCCGGCTTCGGGATGGAGGCCGACCTGGCCTCGCTCGTGTTCCTCACCCCGTACGCGCTGGTCGGGTGGATCGTCGGACCCTTCGCCGGTCGCCTCGCCCCGACCATCGGGTACCGCGCCGTCCTGCGCGTCGGCCTGATCGGCAGCATCGTCTCGACCGTCCTGATGGCGCTCGTCGGGGTGCACTCGCTGCCCGTGCTGGTCACCGCGACCGTGCTGATCGGCATCACCTACGCCGGCATCGCGAACATCATCCTGAACGGCCTCGGCATCGTGCTGTCACCGGAGTCGAACCCCGGGTTCCTGCCCGGCCTGAACGCCGGTGCGTTCAACCTCGGCGCCGGGGTCAGCTTCGCCGTCCTGCCCGCGCTGCAGATCGCGCTCGGCGTCGGCGGTTCCGCGGGCACCGCCGGGTACTCCGGTGGCATGCTGCTCGGGGCCGCGATCACGACCGTCGCACTCGCTGTCTCGTTCCTCATCCCCCGTCCGGAGGGCGCCGAGACCGCGTCCGTCGCCCCGCAGAAGGAGACCGTCCGTTGA
- a CDS encoding ribokinase — MTESIVVVGSLNADLVVRTARFPQPGETLQGSDLAILPGGKSANQAVAAGRLGGTVRMIGAVGDDGNGVLLRDSVAAAGVDTTHVAIREGVATGTAVITVDAAGENTIVISAGANGTLTPDDVPADVFAGAAVLGLCLEVSIDVVLAAARAAHAAGVTVLTNLSPFGAVPAELLELTDVLLVNEHEAAALGDHGVARSIVTRGGAGCVVHDGGAEPVSIDAVRVEPVDTTGCGDAFMGAVALRLAAGDTLVDAARFAVGVGAYAATGAGAQASYPTTAELEAFLRAEDGPPGR, encoded by the coding sequence TTGACCGAGAGCATCGTCGTCGTCGGGTCGCTGAACGCGGACCTGGTGGTCCGCACCGCGCGCTTCCCCCAGCCCGGTGAGACCCTGCAGGGCTCCGACCTCGCGATCCTGCCCGGGGGCAAGTCCGCCAACCAGGCGGTGGCTGCCGGGAGGCTCGGGGGCACGGTGCGCATGATCGGTGCGGTCGGCGACGACGGGAACGGTGTGCTGCTCCGCGACTCCGTCGCGGCTGCGGGGGTCGACACGACGCACGTCGCGATCCGGGAGGGCGTCGCGACCGGCACCGCCGTCATCACGGTCGACGCCGCAGGCGAGAACACCATCGTGATCTCCGCCGGGGCGAACGGCACGCTCACGCCGGACGACGTGCCGGCCGACGTCTTCGCCGGCGCCGCGGTGCTGGGGCTCTGCCTCGAGGTGTCGATCGACGTCGTCCTCGCCGCCGCCCGGGCCGCGCACGCCGCCGGGGTCACGGTGCTCACGAACCTGTCGCCGTTCGGCGCCGTGCCGGCCGAGCTCCTCGAACTGACCGACGTGCTGCTGGTGAACGAGCACGAGGCCGCGGCGCTCGGTGACCACGGCGTCGCCCGGTCGATCGTCACCCGCGGCGGTGCCGGCTGCGTCGTGCACGACGGGGGCGCCGAGCCGGTGTCGATCGACGCCGTGCGGGTCGAGCCGGTGGACACCACGGGCTGCGGTGACGCCTTCATGGGGGCGGTGGCGCTGCGTCTGGCCGCGGGGGACACCCTCGTCGACGCCGCTCGGTTCGCGGTGGGGGTCGGGGCGTACGCCGCGACCGGGGCGGGCGCACAGGCCTCGTACCCGACCACCGCCGAGCTGGAGGCGTTCCTGCGGGCGGAGGACGGGCCTCCCGGCCGTTGA
- a CDS encoding Ppx/GppA phosphatase family protein: MRVGVLDIGSNTGHLLVVDAHGGAAPLPASSFKQPLRLAEHLDDSGAVTQQGIDALTTFVADAVRVAEERGCEDMLAFATSAVRDAGNSESVLAHVEASTGVELAVLSGSDEARLTFLAVRRWFGWSAGRLAVFDIGGGSLEIAGGADEAPDVAWSMPIGAARLARSYFAAGTPTEDDVRRIRHEIRVEIARDAGRLLRSGRPDRAVATSKTFRSIARICGAAPSAAGPLVPRALDGDVLRQRLPELLTMSVDELAALPGVSASRAHQVVPGALVAEACLDIFDLPALEICPWALREGVILERLDQLSVLGNP, translated from the coding sequence ATGCGCGTGGGAGTCCTCGACATCGGGTCCAACACCGGCCACCTGCTCGTGGTGGACGCCCACGGTGGCGCCGCGCCGCTGCCGGCGTCCTCGTTCAAGCAGCCGTTGCGGCTGGCCGAGCACCTGGACGACTCGGGCGCGGTGACGCAGCAGGGGATCGACGCCCTGACCACCTTCGTCGCCGACGCCGTTCGTGTCGCCGAGGAACGCGGTTGCGAGGACATGCTCGCATTCGCCACCTCGGCGGTGCGCGACGCCGGCAACTCCGAGTCCGTGCTCGCCCACGTTGAGGCTTCCACCGGGGTCGAACTGGCCGTCCTGTCCGGTTCCGATGAGGCCCGGCTGACGTTCCTGGCCGTGCGCCGGTGGTTCGGCTGGTCCGCCGGCCGCCTGGCGGTCTTCGACATCGGCGGTGGCTCGCTCGAGATCGCCGGCGGTGCCGACGAGGCGCCGGACGTCGCGTGGTCGATGCCGATCGGCGCCGCACGCCTGGCGCGCTCCTACTTCGCGGCCGGCACCCCGACCGAGGACGACGTCCGCCGCATCCGCCACGAGATCCGCGTGGAGATCGCCCGGGACGCCGGACGGCTGCTCCGCTCGGGCCGCCCGGACCGAGCGGTGGCGACGTCGAAGACGTTCCGGTCGATCGCCCGGATCTGCGGGGCCGCGCCGTCCGCCGCCGGACCGCTCGTGCCCCGCGCCCTCGACGGCGACGTGCTGCGGCAGCGGCTGCCGGAGCTGCTCACGATGTCGGTCGACGAACTCGCGGCGCTGCCGGGCGTCTCGGCGAGCCGCGCGCACCAGGTGGTGCCCGGGGCGCTCGTCGCCGAGGCGTGCCTGGACATCTTCGACCTGCCGGCCCTCGAGATCTGCCCGTGGGCGCTGCGCGAAGGCGTCATCCTGGAGCGGCTCGACCAGCTGTCGGTGCTCGGGAACCCGTAG